One Fusobacterium ulcerans DNA segment encodes these proteins:
- a CDS encoding head-tail connector protein, whose translation MLLKTEEVKNYLRIDYDEDDNLLQSLMVAAENYLNDAICNLEERLKEEKFKERAKILMYVIIQDWYDNRESGESKDFNYTIRSMMTQLQAGG comes from the coding sequence ATGCTTTTAAAAACAGAAGAAGTAAAGAACTATCTCAGGATTGATTATGATGAAGATGATAATTTGCTGCAATCTTTAATGGTTGCAGCAGAAAATTATTTAAATGATGCTATATGCAATTTGGAAGAACGTTTGAAGGAAGAAAAATTTAAAGAAAGAGCCAAAATTCTAATGTATGTAATTATTCAGGATTGGTATGATAATCGTGAATCAGGGGAAAGCAAGGACTTTAATTATACAATAAGAAGCATGATGACACAATTACAAGCGGGTGGCTAA
- a CDS encoding phage tail sheath C-terminal domain-containing protein has product MGRPTIDIIFKQKAITAVKRSQLGIVGLIIKDSTKDWTRKEYKIITDIKDGDYTESFLQLVKDCFQFTPAKVVIFNIKDGTLANILKLVAQERINWLGLGYDGTEADTATLVSWIKSMRKAGKTYKAVVHKATKPDNKGIVNLMNEKVTFVDSRGEVEGWQYIPSILGMLAGLPMTRSATSFLCSNLKEVSLFDDIDDVIDKGGFCLHKDEGDIRVARACTSLQEITQNETEDMKDIIIIESMDLMRDDIYSTFKGWTGKYKNKYDNQVLFFSAINAYFKELAREDILDKEYNNYSEVDVEAQRLAWLAVGKTEVEDMEDEEIKKLTFKKKVFMMAQIKILNAVEDFIFTIDMF; this is encoded by the coding sequence ATGGGTAGACCAACTATTGATATTATTTTTAAACAGAAGGCAATTACTGCTGTAAAAAGAAGTCAATTAGGAATTGTGGGATTGATTATAAAAGATTCAACAAAAGATTGGACAAGAAAAGAATATAAAATCATAACAGATATTAAAGATGGAGATTATACAGAGAGTTTTTTACAATTAGTAAAAGACTGCTTTCAATTTACTCCAGCTAAAGTTGTTATATTTAATATAAAAGATGGAACTTTGGCAAATATATTAAAATTGGTAGCTCAAGAAAGAATTAACTGGTTAGGATTAGGATATGATGGAACAGAAGCTGATACAGCAACACTTGTTTCATGGATAAAATCAATGAGAAAAGCAGGAAAAACTTATAAAGCAGTAGTTCATAAAGCTACTAAACCAGATAATAAAGGGATAGTTAATTTAATGAATGAAAAAGTTACATTTGTTGACAGTCGTGGAGAAGTAGAAGGATGGCAATATATCCCATCTATTTTAGGAATGCTGGCAGGACTTCCAATGACAAGATCTGCAACAAGTTTTTTATGTAGTAATTTAAAAGAAGTATCTTTATTTGATGACATTGATGATGTCATTGATAAAGGAGGATTTTGTTTACATAAAGACGAAGGAGATATTAGAGTTGCAAGAGCTTGTACATCACTACAGGAAATCACACAGAATGAAACAGAAGACATGAAAGATATTATCATTATTGAGTCTATGGACCTAATGAGGGATGATATTTACTCTACGTTTAAAGGATGGACAGGAAAGTATAAAAATAAATATGATAATCAGGTTTTATTCTTTTCTGCGATTAATGCATATTTTAAAGAATTGGCTCGAGAAGATATCTTGGATAAAGAGTATAACAATTATTCAGAGGTTGATGTTGAAGCTCAAAGGTTAGCATGGTTAGCAGTTGGAAAAACAGAAGTTGAGGATATGGAAGATGAAGAAATTAAAAAACTGACATTTAAGAAAAAAGTATTTATGATGGCACAAATCAAAATATTGAATGCAGTAGAAGACTTTATATTTACCATTGATATGTTTTAG
- a CDS encoding DUF2577 family protein, with amino-acid sequence MSDNQKAWDIAMAEKFKERDNPKPIGAVLGKILRPLPDISIELLGGYGILDADKIYLSNAITNRLAIECTMKDYESQDNTFISGKTNSEVNIDNLSTSGTGSTEKGGAVLALSQSGSIESMQIPAFHNEKENKTKGKFILQTVFNLIPGMYVLVIPNYEEDKFFVVDVFNYAPEVSLEWEYYQK; translated from the coding sequence ATGAGTGATAATCAAAAAGCTTGGGATATAGCCATGGCAGAAAAATTTAAAGAAAGAGATAATCCAAAGCCTATTGGAGCAGTCTTAGGAAAAATTTTAAGGCCACTTCCTGATATATCAATTGAATTATTGGGCGGTTATGGGATATTAGATGCAGATAAGATTTATCTTTCTAATGCTATCACAAATAGATTAGCTATAGAATGTACTATGAAAGATTATGAAAGTCAAGATAATACATTTATCTCAGGAAAAACTAATTCTGAAGTTAATATAGATAACCTTTCTACATCAGGAACTGGAAGTACGGAAAAAGGTGGAGCGGTTCTAGCTTTATCTCAAAGCGGCTCTATAGAGTCTATGCAAATACCAGCATTCCATAATGAAAAGGAAAATAAAACTAAAGGAAAATTTATACTACAGACTGTATTCAATTTAATTCCGGGAATGTATGTTTTAGTAATACCTAATTATGAGGAAGATAAATTTTTTGTAGTTGATGTATTTAATTATGCTCCGGAGGTGAGCCTTGAATGGGAATATTACCAGAAATAA
- a CDS encoding DUF2634 domain-containing protein → MGILPEINFIVYSKQVAEIQKETNGKTFLIDFKKGKMLRKNGKLIKTDDERAVRMWLEKVLLTEKYKWNIYKSNGINQYGMTYKANLQGQRFPTPVLYSEFIRELKETILKNKQIIEIKNIDIQLIKHTLETKFTVVLKDFQEFEWEGYL, encoded by the coding sequence ATGGGAATATTACCAGAAATAAATTTTATTGTTTATTCAAAACAAGTAGCAGAGATTCAAAAAGAGACAAATGGAAAAACCTTTCTAATTGATTTCAAAAAAGGGAAGATGCTAAGAAAAAATGGAAAACTAATTAAAACAGATGATGAAAGAGCTGTAAGGATGTGGCTAGAAAAAGTACTTTTGACAGAGAAATATAAATGGAATATTTATAAAAGTAATGGAATTAATCAATATGGAATGACTTATAAAGCCAATTTACAAGGGCAAAGATTTCCAACTCCTGTTTTATATAGTGAATTCATAAGAGAGCTGAAAGAAACAATATTAAAAAATAAACAAATTATTGAAATAAAAAACATAGATATACAACTAATAAAACATACATTGGAAACTAAATTTACAGTAGTGTTAAAGGACTTCCAAGAATTTGAGTGGGAGGGTTATTTATGA
- a CDS encoding phage tail assembly chaperone, producing the protein MTKNITLETLLTRKQQSENDKMKVFLFNSEVLGGNIEIVKQKARDIMKIMDSTDERGMEASNEMNCKIILKHCPIFKEKELQTAYGVAEPHELVIKVFDENLGEIGKLAEKILGIYGLADEKKKSNLIEEEVEEIKN; encoded by the coding sequence ATGACTAAAAATATAACTTTGGAAACATTGCTTACAAGAAAGCAGCAATCAGAAAATGATAAAATGAAAGTATTTCTTTTTAATTCAGAAGTTCTGGGAGGAAATATTGAAATTGTAAAACAAAAAGCAAGAGATATTATGAAAATCATGGACAGTACAGACGAAAGAGGTATGGAAGCTTCAAATGAAATGAATTGCAAGATAATTTTAAAACATTGTCCAATCTTTAAAGAAAAAGAATTACAAACAGCTTATGGAGTAGCAGAACCTCACGAATTAGTGATTAAAGTTTTTGATGAAAATTTGGGAGAAATTGGAAAACTAGCAGAGAAAATACTGGGGATTTATGGATTAGCGGATGAAAAGAAGAAATCAAATTTAATTGAAGAAGAGGTTGAAGAAATAAAAAACTAA
- a CDS encoding phage tail terminator family protein: protein MVKLSEILNAVNSKLAETFPKVEIDSKDIAEKFNRPSFRTELEGLKTSAFMTTYKERNLTIRIYYFPKNIGKSRIERLKMIDDLEEAFLGTLWINESFAIPTEEIEFEETDGVVIASIDSYIMAEIQNDITENMIEELEFNFKNEEKTNG, encoded by the coding sequence ATGGTTAAATTAAGCGAGATTTTAAATGCTGTGAATAGTAAACTTGCAGAAACCTTCCCTAAAGTTGAAATAGATAGTAAAGATATAGCAGAAAAATTTAATCGGCCTAGCTTTCGTACAGAGCTAGAAGGGTTAAAAACAAGTGCTTTTATGACAACTTATAAAGAACGAAATTTAACAATCAGAATTTACTATTTCCCTAAAAATATTGGAAAATCAAGAATAGAAAGACTAAAAATGATAGATGATTTAGAAGAAGCTTTTCTGGGTACTCTTTGGATAAATGAAAGTTTTGCTATTCCTACGGAAGAAATTGAATTTGAGGAAACAGATGGGGTAGTAATAGCAAGTATTGACAGTTATATAATGGCAGAGATTCAAAATGATATTACAGAAAATATGATAGAAGAATTAGAATTTAATTTTAAAAATGAGGAGAAAACTAATGGGTAG
- a CDS encoding head maturation protease, ClpP-related translates to MSKKWLEIRNQAEITEIFINGDIENDAYNDGIMEWFGLKDTNVYPLEVKKALAEANNKEVHVHINSYGGEVFAGVAICNMLKNYKGKTVAYVDGLAASAASIIAFGCDEVIIPNNAYLMIHRVSCGIWGNADDLRTQIEVLEKLEDGIANTYEEKAVEGVTREDILNLMKEETWFTGEEAAKFFNVIVGQGTNFVNYVGTNQKFKNTPKEILNKAVHKNDELKAKEVARLENLSKEIEITLALGGI, encoded by the coding sequence GTGAGTAAAAAATGGTTAGAAATTAGAAATCAAGCAGAAATTACAGAAATTTTTATCAACGGAGATATAGAAAATGATGCATACAATGATGGCATCATGGAATGGTTCGGCTTGAAAGATACCAATGTATATCCGTTAGAAGTTAAAAAAGCTTTGGCTGAGGCAAATAATAAAGAAGTTCATGTTCATATCAACAGCTATGGTGGAGAAGTTTTTGCAGGAGTAGCTATTTGCAATATGCTAAAAAATTATAAAGGGAAAACAGTTGCTTATGTAGATGGACTAGCTGCAAGTGCTGCATCAATAATTGCTTTTGGTTGTGATGAAGTTATTATTCCAAATAATGCATACCTTATGATACACAGAGTAAGTTGTGGTATTTGGGGAAATGCAGATGATTTAAGAACTCAAATTGAAGTTTTGGAAAAACTGGAAGATGGAATTGCAAATACTTATGAGGAAAAAGCAGTTGAGGGAGTAACAAGAGAAGATATTTTAAACCTTATGAAAGAAGAGACATGGTTTACAGGAGAGGAAGCTGCTAAGTTTTTCAATGTGATTGTAGGTCAAGGAACTAACTTTGTAAATTATGTGGGAACAAATCAGAAATTCAAAAATACTCCAAAAGAAATTCTAAATAAAGCAGTTCATAAAAATGACGAATTAAAAGCAAAAGAAGTGGCAAGATTGGAAAATTTAAGTAAAGAAATTGAAATTACATTAGCCTTAGGAGGGATTTAA
- a CDS encoding phage portal protein, whose translation MGIIKRFFNKAATKTESTRITGMSFGDFFGLKTGTDLSEVTYFTCLKVLSESLGKLSLHLKDSDNNRITNHDALQRLKNGVNPFMTSSTFKTLLEYWRNHYGNAYAYLSYDLNGKLIGIYPLDPQCVRIWIDNTGLFNGTETLWYEYNKDGKSYFFSKDEILHLKGGLSKDGIVGMSVRETLATTLRGVKASQQYLNNLYDRGLTAKAILRYTGDLNKDLQKKLLEKIEDFINSKTNPTGVMPLPPGMDVVPLDLKLTDSQFFELKKFTALQVAAAYGVKPNHLNNYDKSSYANSEMQNLTFYIDTLLYILTLYEEEFNLKLLTEKERTQGLHFEFNVASILRGDLKTQAECLNKYVSGGIYTINEARKRAGMPEVEGGDVIILNGSYVPLEKLGAAYENGGEKSE comes from the coding sequence ATGGGAATTATAAAAAGATTTTTCAATAAAGCTGCAACAAAAACAGAAAGTACAAGAATAACAGGAATGAGTTTTGGAGATTTTTTTGGCTTGAAAACAGGAACAGATTTATCAGAAGTTACTTATTTCACCTGCTTAAAAGTACTCTCAGAGAGCCTAGGAAAGTTATCACTACATTTAAAAGACAGTGATAATAATAGGATTACTAACCATGATGCATTACAGCGATTAAAAAATGGAGTAAATCCTTTTATGACATCAAGCACATTTAAAACTTTATTAGAATATTGGAGAAATCATTATGGAAATGCTTATGCATATCTTAGTTATGACCTTAATGGAAAATTAATTGGAATATATCCATTGGATCCACAATGTGTGAGAATTTGGATAGATAATACAGGACTTTTTAATGGTACAGAAACACTTTGGTATGAATATAACAAAGATGGGAAGTCATATTTTTTTAGTAAAGATGAGATTTTACACTTGAAAGGAGGACTCAGTAAAGATGGAATAGTAGGTATGTCAGTGCGTGAAACACTTGCTACAACACTTCGAGGGGTAAAAGCCAGCCAACAGTACCTCAATAATCTCTATGACAGAGGATTGACTGCTAAAGCAATTTTAAGATATACAGGAGATTTGAATAAAGATTTGCAAAAGAAACTACTGGAAAAAATTGAAGATTTTATCAATTCAAAAACCAATCCTACTGGAGTTATGCCACTACCTCCTGGAATGGATGTTGTTCCTTTGGATCTTAAACTAACAGATAGCCAATTCTTTGAATTAAAAAAATTCACAGCATTACAAGTTGCAGCCGCCTATGGAGTAAAGCCTAACCATTTAAATAATTATGATAAGTCAAGTTATGCAAATTCAGAAATGCAAAACTTGACTTTTTATATTGATACACTTTTATATATTCTGACTTTGTATGAAGAAGAATTCAATTTGAAACTGCTGACAGAAAAAGAAAGAACACAAGGATTACATTTTGAATTTAATGTTGCAAGTATTTTAAGAGGAGACTTAAAGACACAGGCGGAATGTTTGAATAAATATGTTTCTGGAGGAATTTACACAATAAATGAGGCAAGAAAACGTGCAGGGATGCCTGAAGTCGAAGGAGGAGACGTGATTATATTAAACGGAAGTTATGTACCTTTAGAAAAATTAGGAGCAGCATACGAAAATGGAGGTGAAAAGAGTGAGTAA
- a CDS encoding XkdQ/YqbQ family protein codes for MYKIIVKDKDITAYTANLNWRDSVDTLGAELNFDVAVNRYDKNFSFLWDITLGDSVQLINDKGESLLQAIIVSENLNEKTTNFVAYDMAWYLNKSTVIRQFKKMIGNECVKSLCEEIGIKVEVSGLDTKIDKIYKDKAVSEVIYDIINQCSQHNSKKFFIEMDKGILKVGPFKKIKVTGQYELHKNHFVNVADFVGNVSLNKSIIDMKNSVLVITADKEAVRTVGKEQDQESIKKYGMLQEVVILDEKEYKKAKLVAKNELKKLNRITENFSITILGDDKVKSGRVIDLNLPFFNLKGEYLIKESNHTVQNGIHKSELKLEVYQE; via the coding sequence ATGTATAAAATTATTGTAAAAGATAAGGATATAACAGCTTATACAGCTAATCTAAATTGGCGTGATAGTGTTGATACATTAGGAGCAGAGTTAAATTTTGATGTGGCAGTAAATAGATATGATAAAAACTTTTCCTTTCTTTGGGATATCACACTTGGGGATAGTGTACAACTTATAAATGATAAAGGTGAAAGTTTGCTTCAAGCTATTATTGTATCAGAAAACTTAAATGAAAAAACAACAAACTTTGTGGCATATGATATGGCTTGGTACTTGAATAAATCTACAGTTATCAGGCAATTTAAAAAAATGATAGGAAATGAATGTGTAAAATCTTTATGTGAAGAAATTGGAATTAAAGTTGAAGTTTCTGGGTTAGATACTAAGATAGATAAAATATATAAAGATAAAGCTGTTTCAGAAGTGATTTATGACATTATTAATCAATGTTCACAACACAATTCCAAGAAATTTTTTATTGAAATGGATAAAGGGATATTGAAAGTAGGGCCTTTTAAAAAAATAAAGGTAACAGGGCAGTATGAGCTACATAAAAATCACTTTGTTAATGTGGCTGATTTTGTAGGTAATGTTTCTTTAAATAAATCTATTATTGATATGAAAAACTCTGTCTTGGTAATAACAGCAGATAAAGAAGCTGTAAGAACAGTAGGAAAAGAACAGGATCAAGAAAGTATTAAAAAGTATGGAATGTTGCAAGAGGTTGTAATACTTGATGAAAAGGAATATAAAAAAGCAAAACTTGTGGCAAAGAATGAGTTAAAAAAATTAAATAGAATTACTGAAAATTTTTCTATCACTATCTTAGGGGATGATAAAGTCAAAAGTGGCAGAGTGATAGATTTGAACTTGCCATTTTTTAATTTAAAAGGAGAATATTTAATAAAAGAAAGTAATCATACAGTACAAAATGGGATTCATAAATCAGAATTAAAACTGGAGGTGTATCAGGAATGA
- a CDS encoding baseplate J/gp47 family protein yields MIIKKEQKEILDRMLKNVNEEYDRTEGGLFYDNLAPVSIELEELYQKLDYIFLNSFAETAEGEYLDNIAKEVGVFRRQPTKSKGFVTIKGTIGTVITIGTKVASDTYIYLTTEEKEIPEQGEILVPIESEKAGSEYNVPIGTIVNFPVTIPGLQRVTNKLATTDGYDGEKDNELRERYYFKVREPVTSGNIYHYKKWCLEVEGVGGVRVFPLWAGPGTVKVVIVNIDIQAADEELQQRVRDYLEEVRPIGATVTVKSAINKGIAITGIVKISKNVDFEEVKKEFEEEVREYFKKIGFNQNYVSYAQVGNTLLNVQGVVDYSDLQLNDGVLNIDLQEEEIPELASITLQKEVI; encoded by the coding sequence ATGATAATAAAAAAAGAACAAAAAGAGATATTAGATAGAATGCTCAAAAATGTAAATGAGGAATATGATAGAACAGAAGGGGGGCTGTTTTATGATAATTTAGCACCAGTAAGCATAGAATTAGAAGAACTCTATCAAAAATTAGATTATATCTTTCTCAATTCTTTTGCGGAAACTGCTGAAGGGGAATATTTGGATAATATAGCTAAAGAGGTAGGGGTTTTCAGAAGACAACCTACAAAGAGTAAAGGTTTTGTAACAATAAAAGGAACAATAGGAACTGTGATTACAATAGGAACAAAAGTTGCTTCAGATACATATATTTACTTAACTACAGAAGAAAAAGAAATTCCAGAGCAAGGAGAAATATTAGTACCTATTGAAAGTGAAAAAGCTGGATCAGAATACAATGTACCAATAGGTACTATAGTAAATTTTCCAGTTACAATTCCAGGGTTACAAAGAGTTACAAATAAGCTAGCAACTACAGATGGGTATGATGGAGAGAAAGACAATGAACTGCGAGAAAGGTATTATTTTAAAGTAAGGGAGCCAGTTACATCAGGAAATATTTATCATTATAAAAAATGGTGCCTAGAAGTAGAAGGGGTTGGGGGAGTTAGGGTTTTTCCACTTTGGGCAGGACCAGGAACAGTGAAAGTGGTTATAGTAAATATAGATATCCAAGCAGCAGATGAGGAATTACAGCAAAGAGTAAGAGACTATTTAGAAGAAGTACGACCAATTGGGGCAACTGTAACAGTTAAAAGTGCCATAAATAAAGGAATAGCAATTACAGGAATTGTGAAAATTTCTAAAAATGTTGATTTTGAAGAAGTAAAAAAAGAATTTGAGGAAGAGGTTAGAGAATACTTTAAAAAAATTGGGTTTAATCAAAATTATGTTAGTTATGCACAGGTAGGAAATACACTTTTAAATGTACAGGGAGTAGTAGATTATAGTGATTTGCAGTTAAATGATGGGGTATTAAATATCGATTTACAAGAAGAAGAGATACCAGAGCTTGCATCAATAACTTTACAGAAGGAAGTGATATAG
- a CDS encoding putative phage tail protein, with protein MEAKRLMQHMPKYYRTIAEIIVLQKTIQSELEVIDFTSEDVLKQFFIYTATWSLPIWERIFGLPVGDETTNIQERRENLISKLRSYGTTTKEMIVRVGNAFTNGDVQVVEHNEEYLFEIIFTGIIGIPPNMDDFRQIIEIIKPAHLTYEIRIRYRTWGELSPYKWEELEPFTWDEIYQKAGIE; from the coding sequence ATGGAGGCCAAAAGACTTATGCAGCATATGCCAAAATATTATAGAACTATAGCAGAAATAATAGTATTGCAAAAAACTATTCAAAGTGAACTAGAAGTTATTGATTTTACAAGTGAAGATGTACTAAAACAATTCTTTATTTATACTGCTACCTGGTCACTACCAATTTGGGAAAGAATTTTCGGACTACCTGTTGGGGATGAAACTACCAATATACAAGAACGAAGAGAAAATTTAATTTCTAAACTTAGAAGTTATGGAACTACAACAAAAGAAATGATTGTGAGGGTTGGGAATGCTTTTACAAATGGGGATGTGCAAGTTGTAGAACACAACGAAGAATATTTATTTGAAATAATTTTTACAGGCATAATAGGGATTCCACCTAATATGGACGATTTCAGACAAATAATAGAAATTATCAAGCCAGCACACCTGACTTATGAAATAAGAATTAGATATAGAACTTGGGGAGAATTATCACCTTACAAATGGGAAGAGTTAGAGCCATTTACTTGGGATGAAATTTACCAAAAAGCAGGAATAGAATAA
- a CDS encoding HK97 gp10 family phage protein, with protein MDGFSSRDLENLEREVLRLAKKYPKETKKFLQSQGNKLKARVKKKAKSKLKEKSGNYLKGFKRGKVYKYNQEEDTVRVYNNMSHAHLIEHGHIIKDKTEKEHGFKKGYRILEEARAEFQDEFIKNADGLIDEIIKNGGF; from the coding sequence ATGGATGGATTTAGCTCAAGGGATTTAGAAAATTTGGAGAGAGAAGTTTTAAGACTTGCAAAAAAATACCCAAAAGAAACAAAGAAATTTTTACAAAGTCAAGGAAATAAGTTGAAAGCGAGAGTAAAAAAGAAAGCAAAATCCAAATTAAAAGAAAAAAGTGGAAACTATCTAAAAGGATTTAAACGTGGGAAAGTTTATAAATACAATCAAGAAGAAGATACTGTAAGAGTTTATAATAATATGTCACATGCTCATCTAATTGAGCACGGCCATATAATTAAAGACAAGACAGAGAAAGAACATGGGTTTAAAAAAGGATATAGGATTTTAGAGGAAGCAAGAGCAGAATTTCAAGATGAATTTATAAAGAATGCTGATGGATTAATTGATGAAATTATCAAAAACGGAGGTTTTTAA
- a CDS encoding phage head completion protein — protein sequence MENITKRLRHSVEVWHMIDGKNELGENEKIPEKFKNAFSEIVPQNSSVKQGQAETESNEHQFKFTFRRKSVQGIQKDWFFIFEKEKYEVVYFNRDFKDNQFIEVFCKRIEE from the coding sequence ATGGAAAATATAACAAAGCGATTAAGACATTCTGTAGAAGTATGGCATATGATAGATGGTAAAAATGAACTGGGAGAGAATGAAAAAATACCAGAAAAATTTAAAAATGCTTTTAGTGAAATTGTTCCTCAAAATTCTAGTGTGAAACAGGGACAGGCAGAAACAGAGAGCAACGAACATCAATTTAAATTCACATTTAGAAGAAAATCAGTTCAAGGAATTCAAAAAGACTGGTTTTTTATATTTGAGAAAGAAAAATATGAAGTTGTCTATTTCAACCGAGACTTTAAAGATAATCAATTCATTGAGGTATTTTGTAAAAGAATAGAGGAGTAA
- a CDS encoding phage major capsid protein, whose translation MKKSVELRKDAEAMRNKIKNLKLENKIEEAHGLLQSLKDIENKIREAELEESLDAGGNKKPLVNKKEMNINRIYNRVLLGKSVSEEEMAFLNAAGTPGQVEATDGKGGYLVPTEQFTQIKELRRTLVSLKTLCNIVPVTSFKGTMPIEKDGTGELIAFEELNEIDQSDVDFAQVAYNTADYGDIIPISNTLLADEKANLISYIGKRFNKKAVNTENKKIIALLNTLTAKPVTDYKGIITTLNKDLDPAISQNAVIITNQTYFDILDQMEDKQGRPLLTVSLQDETKKLFKGRPIIVLLDTLLPMKATKAPVFVGDMVEFATFFDREGLELAVSSEAGFTKNATLIRAIERFDVKKVDGKAMVYLEVGTTA comes from the coding sequence ATGAAAAAATCGGTAGAATTAAGAAAAGACGCAGAAGCAATGAGAAACAAAATCAAAAATTTAAAACTAGAAAATAAAATTGAAGAAGCACATGGATTATTGCAAAGTTTAAAAGATATTGAAAATAAAATCAGAGAAGCAGAGTTAGAAGAAAGTTTAGATGCAGGAGGAAATAAGAAACCATTGGTAAATAAAAAAGAAATGAACATAAATAGAATTTATAACAGAGTATTACTCGGAAAGTCAGTTTCAGAAGAAGAAATGGCTTTTTTAAATGCCGCAGGAACACCAGGACAAGTAGAAGCTACAGATGGAAAGGGGGGATATTTAGTTCCTACTGAGCAATTTACACAAATCAAAGAATTAAGAAGAACTTTAGTTTCTTTAAAAACTTTGTGTAATATTGTTCCAGTAACATCTTTTAAAGGTACAATGCCTATTGAAAAAGATGGAACAGGAGAATTAATTGCATTTGAGGAATTAAATGAAATAGATCAATCAGATGTTGATTTTGCACAAGTTGCATACAATACAGCAGACTATGGAGATATTATTCCTATATCTAATACTTTGTTAGCAGATGAAAAGGCTAACCTAATATCATACATAGGAAAAAGATTTAATAAAAAAGCTGTTAATACTGAGAATAAAAAGATTATAGCTTTATTAAATACACTGACTGCTAAACCTGTTACTGATTACAAAGGTATTATTACAACTTTAAATAAAGATTTAGATCCTGCAATTTCTCAAAATGCAGTCATAATTACAAATCAAACATATTTTGATATATTAGATCAAATGGAAGATAAACAAGGAAGACCACTTTTAACAGTTAGTTTGCAAGATGAAACTAAAAAACTTTTTAAAGGTAGACCAATTATAGTACTTTTAGACACATTACTACCAATGAAAGCAACGAAAGCTCCTGTATTTGTTGGGGATATGGTAGAGTTTGCAACATTCTTTGACAGAGAAGGGTTAGAACTTGCAGTATCTAGTGAAGCTGGATTCACTAAGAATGCTACTTTAATTAGAGCCATAGAAAGATTTGATGTTAAAAAAGTAGATGGAAAAGCGATGGTATATTTAGAGGTAGGTACAACTGCTTAG
- a CDS encoding phage tail tube protein: MAKKMDKNKILRGSFGAVWLNNDELGAAKSFEAKINLEYEDIDIVGDLGKHKRYMGFTGEGTMTLHKIDSSIAELLHEGIQTGDLPDIKLVGKLEDPTAYGAERVEFTGVTINELMALKWANKEIREEEVPFSFSGYRFVDMIK, from the coding sequence ATGGCAAAAAAAATGGATAAAAATAAAATATTGCGTGGTTCTTTTGGGGCTGTCTGGCTAAACAATGATGAACTAGGAGCAGCAAAATCTTTTGAAGCTAAGATAAACTTAGAATATGAAGATATTGATATTGTAGGAGATTTAGGAAAGCATAAAAGATATATGGGCTTTACAGGTGAAGGAACTATGACATTACATAAAATAGATTCTTCTATTGCTGAACTACTACATGAGGGAATTCAAACTGGAGATCTTCCTGATATAAAGTTAGTTGGAAAATTAGAAGATCCTACAGCATATGGGGCAGAACGTGTAGAATTCACTGGAGTAACAATAAATGAACTAATGGCTTTAAAATGGGCAAATAAGGAAATCAGAGAAGAAGAAGTTCCATTTTCTTTTTCAGGCTATAGATTCGTTGATATGATTAAATAA